A window of Acidobacteriota bacterium genomic DNA:
CCTCTTCGAGGTGGCCTGGTGCGTCATGCTCTACCTCACGGTCCTTTCCCTTGAGGTGGCACCGGTCATCCTGGAGAAGACGCCTTTCCAGAAGGCATACCGGATCCTGACGCGTTTCGGGCTCCCGGTGATGATCCTGGGCATCATGCTTTCCACCCTACACCAGTCCAGCCTCGGGTCCATGCTGCTCATCATGCCCTTTCGCGTGCACCCCCTGTGGTACACGCCCATCCTTCCCGAGGTCTTCTTCGTCTCCGCCATTTGCCTCGGGCTCACGATGGTGATGTTCGAGTCGTCCACCACCTCCTGGATCTATCGTCGCGAACCCGAAGGGCCCATGCTCGAAGGATTGGCTCGAATCGCCTCCTTCGCGCTGGGTTTCTACCTGTTGTTGAGGCTGGGCGACCTTGCCTGGCACGGCAAGCTGGGCCTCGCCTTCGACGGCACGTGGATGGCCAATCTCTTTCTCGTGGAGATGGCCTTCTCCACCGTCCTTCCCATGGTGCTCTTCGCCATCCCCAGGATCCGCCGCTCACCCAACGCGGTTTGGTTCCTGGCTTTTCTGTCGGTCTTCGGCTTTGTCCTGAACCGCATCAATGCCTCCGGGCTCAGCCAGGTTTGGGCTACCGGGATCTTCTATTTCCCCGCCTGGATGGAAATCGCCATCAGTCTCGCCATCGTGGCCGCCTGCGCCCTGGTCTTTCTGTTCATCCAGGAGCACTTCCCCGTGGATCCGCACCACCTTGCCGAGGAGGAAAAGCGCCGGGAGGAGGAGGCCCGGTCCACGCCGGTCTTTCCTTCCCTGACCCAGGTATGGCTCGGTCACGGGTGGCGCAAGTCGGCTCGGGTCTATTCCATGTGCTTCGTCGTGGCCGCGGCCCTGGGCCTGACGCTCGCGCCCAAGAGCGAGCCCATTGCGGACACGGCCATTTCGCGTTCCCGCGGCGGCGACGTCCTCCGCGTGGGGGGCGGGCCTCGCTACGTCTTCTTCGACCACAAGAAACACGCGGACGCGGCCGGAGGCCCTCCCGGCTGCGGCACCTGCCACCACCTTCACAAGCCTGGGGACGTGGGAACGCCGTGCAGCGAATGCCACAGGACGCGGTACGCGGCCAGCGCCGTCTTCGACCACGACCTGCACGTCTCCCGCCTCAAGGGAAACGACTCCTGCAAGGAATGTCACGGGAGCGCGCCCAGGAGCCTGAAGGCCATCAAGTTTTGCGGAGAGTGCCACAAGAAAGACATGATGGCCCCGAACGGGCGAGTGAAACCATTCGAGACGGCCCGGGCCGTCGGCTTCAAGGACGCGATGCACCGGTTGTGCGTCCCGTGCCACAAGGAGAAGGCCTCCGACGCGGCCGTGAACCGGCCCGATCTCGGCCGGTGCGGGACGTGCCACGATGAAGGCACGAGTTCCGAGGCGGCCTATCGCAAGGCGACGGGCGCTTCGGGTGGGGAGGGGAAAACGTGACGCGATCGGGCGGGCCGGCCTCGGTCCTCGTCGTGGACGACGAGGAAGACATCGTGGAATACCTCTGCGCGGTCCTGGAGGACCACGGATACCGGGCCCTGCCGGCCACGGGCGCCCGGGAGGCCCTGTCCCTGGCCGGCCGGGAGCGCCCAGACCTGGTGGTCCTGGACATCATGATGCCTGGCCAGACGGGTCTCTCCCTCTACCGTCAGTTACGCGCCCTGCCCGGAATGCGGGACACGCCCGTCCTCATTCTGAGCGGGGTGGCCAGGGCCGAGGATTCGGAGCCGTCGGGCGCGCCATCCTGGCTGGACACCACCTTGGAAGGCCCGTACGTCTACCTGGAGAAGCCCATTCAGCCAAACCGCCTGCTCGCGCGTCTGGCGGAGCTCCTCCCCAGCGGAGGGTAGGGCCGTGGACGGGATCCGAGAACTCCTCCGGGAACACCTCTTCGAGCGAGCGCCCATCGCCATCGCGGTGATGGACCCGGACCACCGGATCGTCCTGGCGAACGAGGCCTTCGAATCCCTGTTCGGGGATCCGAAGGGGCGTCTGTGCCACGAGGTCATGAAGGGCCGCGGGGAGTCCTGCGAGCGGTGCACCCTGGACTGGACCTTCGCCGACGGCAAGGTAAGGGTATGCGACGACCGGCTCCTGATTCAGGGAGGCATCTCGTCCCACTTCGTGATCCGGGTGGCTCCGCTTTCCACAGAGGGCGAAGGAAAGGACTACTGCCTTTGGGTCGCGTCCAACGTGAACGAGGCCAACAGCCTGAGGCGGGAGAACGAGCTGCTTTTCGAAAAGACCCCCTGCTACGTGACGGTGCTGGACCGCGACCTCCGGATTGTGAGGGCCAACCGGCGCATGCGTGAGGCCTTCGGGAAGGCCTGGGGACACCCCTGCTACACCGTGTACAAGCGCCGCCACAAGCCTTGCCGGGAATGTCCCGCCCTCAAGGTCTTCGAGGACGGTCAAGACCACACGTCGACGCAGGTGGGGATCAAGTCCAACGGGGAGGAGGCCCACTATGTGGTGACGGCCTCGGCGCTCTCCCGAGAGGGCGGCGGGCCGGAGGGCAGGGTGAACTTCGTCATCGAAATGGCCACCGACATCACCCACCTCCGTCTGCTCGAGCACGAGAAGCTGGAGGCGGAGCGCCTCGCCGCGGTGGGCCAGACCGTCGCCGGGCTGGCCCACGGCATCAAGAACATCCTCATGGGGATGGAGGGCGGGATCTACGTGATGCAGTCGGGGCTCGAAAAAGGGGAGGGGAAGAAGGTCGACCGGGGAATGCAAATGCTCGGCCGGAACGTGGAGCGCATCTCCAATCTCGCCAAGAATCTCCTCAGCTTCTCCAAGGGATCGGTGCCGAAAGTCGCCCTCGAGGATCCGAACCGGGTGGCGAGGGAGGTGGTGGACCTCTACTCGGACATGGCCGCGGCGGCGGGAGTGCGCCTTGAGGCGGAACTGAAGGAGGGGCTTGCGCCGGCGGCCCTGGACCGGGAGGGAATGCACACGTGTCTGGCCAATCTCGTGTCCAACGCCATCGATGCGTGCCGGGCCGGCGAAACCGCGGGCTGCCGGGTGCTGGTGCGCAGCGGCGAGGACCGGGAGGTCCTTCATTACGAGGTCTCCGACAACGGATGCGGCATGGACTACAATGTGAAGAGCCGCATCTTCACGACGTTTTTTACGACCAAGGGAACCGGAGGAACCGGATTGGGGCTGCTCACGACGCGCAAGATCGTCCAGGAGCACGGAGGGCGCATCGAAGTCGAGACGGCCCAGGGTAAGGGGACTACTTTCCGGATCCTCCTTCCCCGCAAGCGGCTGCCCGCCCTCACGACGGCGGGCGAGGACGACGAGCCAGACGGCGGCGAAGAGCCGGTCAAGGAGGGGGGACATGCCCATGACGTCGGATAAGCGCGTGCTGGTGGTGGACGACGAAGAGGACGTAGTGTACTTCTTGTGCACCGCGCTGGAGGACGCCGGTTTTCAGACCGATTCGGCCTCCAGCGTGGACGAGGCCCTGCGGAAGATCGCCGAGGCCCCGCCGGACGCCATTTCGCTCGACATGGTCATGCCCGGAAAATCGGGCATCGTGCTCTTCCACGAGCTCCACCGCCATCCGGAGTGGAGGAAGATCCCGGTTCTCTTCGTCACCGGCCACGCCAAGGACGAGCGCGTCAAGAAGGACCTCGACGCCGCCTCGGCCCTCGCCGCGAGCACCCTGAGCGGTCCGGCCACGTATCTGGACAAGCCCGTCACCGCCGAGAAGTTCATCCAGGCCGTGGCCGGGATCCTGAAGGTGGACCTTCCCACGCGGGCGCCGGCGGGGAGGACGGACGCGGAAGACCTGCGCCGCCAGGTCAAGGGCCTGCTCGAAGGCGCCGACGAGGAGGCGCTCCGGGAGGCGCTCCGCCTGCTCAAGTCCAGGGAGTAGCGCGTGGGGATGCCGTCCCGATTGGTGTAGCGTAGGGCGACAGGCAGGATTCCCTCAAGCGAAGCAAGGTGCGTCGTCTTTCACGGGCCGGTTTCCGCCCGGTCCTTCCGCAAGTCCTTGTCTCTCAGGTGATTGGTCCGGAGCGGACCCCGGTGGCATTCTGCTTGCATAAATCGGATCTGGAAGGAGCCGCTTCCATGAAAGCCGTCGGGTTGAACCCTCCGAACGCCCCCCCCTCCGAAGTCCCCGCGTTTCCCCCTGCCCCCTCGGCGTTCGGCGCGAGGAGACCCGACCGGCCGGAACGCGGCGGCTCCTTCCTCCGTCTCCGCCCTGCGGATGCCCGGCGACGGGCCGTGGACCCGAGGCTGAATCCGGCGCTTCTTGGGTGAGGACCGCCGGGCGGCTCTCCCGTTGAGGGAAGACGGATTGGCAAGGGAAGGGAATGGCTGATGCGAGGCCGGCCGGGAGAGAGGGAAGGAAGGTCCGAGGGCCTGCGGGGTTCCTCCGGCGTGCCCGGAGCGAATCGGACCCGTCCAGTTCGGTCCAGTTGCGGGCCGTTTTGGCGGGTGTTCCCCATTGGCATCATTCGTACGCCCTTCCCCCGAATCGAGTCGGTGCCGGAATCGGGGAGTGAGCCGCGGACCGCCGAGGGACAGGTGGAAGTCTTCCCCGAATTCGAGGAGGGCCTGGAAGGCATCGAGCGACACACCCGCCTCTGGCTCCTATTCCTCCTGCACTGCAGGGAGGGCTTCGACCTCACCGTCCGCCGGCGCGGCTCGGGCCCGCTCACGGGCCTCTTTTCCACGCGGTGCCCGTGCCGCCCCAACCCCATCGGGATCACCCTCGTGCGACTCCTGGGCCGAAGCGGCCGGACCCTTCGGGTCGTTGGGGTCGATATGGTGAGCGGAAGCCCTTTGCTGGACATCAAACCTTTCGTCGTGTCCTCCGATGATCCATCGGGTGGTCGCACGGGAGTCGAGGCCGAGGCGAAGTGGGAGGGAAAACGGTAGCGGGACCGGAAGGGGATGCCGTCCGCGGCGCCCGGGAGCGGCCGGCCCCACCTCCAGGCTCCACGTGGAAAGGCGCGACCGGGTGGAGGAACCCTCCTCGGGTTCCGCACGATCAGCAGGAGGGTGCGATGGCGAAGGTGGCGATTCTCTACTGCAAGCGGGTCAAGGACCATTCGTGCGTGGCCTGCGCCAAGTGTTTCAAGGCCATTTCCGAACGCGCGGGGGAGTTCGCCCGCTTCGATTCCGTGGACCTTTGCGCCATGACGGACTGCGGGGACTGCCCGGGGCTGGTCGTGCCCAGGGTGAAACTCCTGAAGGAAACCGGCAAAGGGTTGGAGCGCGGGTTCGACGTTCTCTACCTCGGCACCTGCATGAGATTGGCCATGGAAACCGCCGGTTGCCCCATCGATTTCGATGCGCTGAAGCCCACGCTGGAGTCCAAATTTGGGATCCAGGTCATCCTCGGCACCCACGCCTACTGACGGGGAAGCGGCAATGGACAGAAGGGGGAGCGGTGAGATCAATCCCTTGACGGCCTCGGGGCAGGCTCCGCAGGGCGGAGACCGGGCTCGGTCGGAAGCCGTACCCCCGTCGGTCCTTTCCCTGGAGAAGCGCCGCGCCGCATTCCTCTCCCGCACGGAGCAGTACCTCCGTCTCGGCCACGACCGCCTGGCGGCGGCGGCTTTCGTGGCCTCGGCCGGGGGGGGATGGGCGGGAAAGGCCCTGGATGTGGGAACCGGGAAGGGCCTTCTGGCCGTGGCCCTGGCCCGGCTCGGGATGGAGGTCTGGAGCGTGGACATGGACCGGGGAGAGACCGAACTGGCCAGCTATCTCGCGGGGCGCGAAGCATTCTCCGGGGTAATCCGCTTTGCGGTCCTCGATGCAGGGAGCCTGCCCTTCGCGGACGGTTCCTTCGAACGGGTGGCCTCCATGGATTGTCTCCACCACCTCCTGCGGCCGGAGGAGGCTCTTCAGGAAATGGCCCGGGTCCTCTCCGACGGGGGCACCCTGGTATTGGCGGACTTCTCGCCGGAGGGGTTTGATTTGGTGTCCCGGGTGCACCGGGCGGAAGGTCGCGAACACCCCGTGGCCGGCATCTCCGTTCGACGAGCAACGGCCTTCCTGGAGAAGGCCGGCCTGCGTGCCGTCGGCGCCGCCCAGGCTCATCTCCACGAGGTCTCCTGGATGGCCAAGCCTCCCGGGAATCGGGTGGTGCCTCCGGCCCACGGCGGGGGGGCGGGTGTCCGATGAGGCCTCGGTCGAACTCGATAGTCCGGCGTTGTGGGGCATATCCCTCACCGCCGGAGAGACGGGCACGAAATGCCGGTTTTTTCCGGGTCCGCACGCTAATCAAAGAAAGGCCTGGGACCGGGGCGGCCGGGTCTCGCCATCCGAAGGGGGACGCCGGCCACCCATTCGAGAGTCCCCGCGCGGCATCGAAGCCGCCGGCGGCCTGTCAGGGCCCCTTCGAGGAGGAGTGCCAAAGATGAACGGAAAACCCACCGGGAAACGACGACCGCTTCTCTGGATCCTCTTGGGGACTCTGCTCGTCTGCGGGGCCTCCTCCCTCGTGCGGGCCGAGGAAGCGGAGAAGATCGACTCCAAGTCGTGCATCAATTGCCACGAGGAAAGCGCTCACAAGAGCAAGATCGCCGACGACCTCCGGTTATCCATCCACAAGGACCTGGGGTGCCAGGACTGCCACGCGGACAAGACCGTGTTCCCCCACGCGGCGCCGGAGAAGAAGTTCTCGGCCGGCTGCGAGGGGTGCCGCTCCTGCCACACGGAGGAGGCGGACCAGTACAAGAGGCACGGGCGGCTCAACGTGGGCGAATGCGGCGATATCCCCACCTGCGCCGCGTGCCACGGCACCCACGAGATCCTCCCCGCTTCGGCGAAGGCCTCGACCACGCACCCGGCGAACCTCCCTGCAACGTGCGGGAAGTGCCACGAGAACATCGACCTCGTGAAGAAGTACGACATCCGGATCCAGCACCCCGTGGACATCTACACGAGTTCGGTCCACGGACAGGCGGCCAAGGGCGGCGTGTACGTGGCGGCGACGTGCATCGACTGCCATTCGACGGAGGCCTCGGCCCACCAGATCCTCTCCCCGGGCGATCACGACTCCTCCATCAACCACTTCAACATTCCCAAGACGTGCGGCAAATGCCACAAGGGAGTGGAGGGGGACTACTGGGAGGGCATCCACGGAAAGCTCGCCTCGCGCGGCGAGACGGACGCGCCGGTCTGCACCACCTGTCACGGTGAGCACGGCATCATTCCGCCCTCGGATCCCCGGTCGCCGGTTTCCCGGTCCAGGGTGGCCGAGGCCACGTGCTCGCCCTGTCACGAGTCGGAGGTGCTCAACGCGAAGTACGGCCTGCCCCCGGGTCGCCTGATCACCTTCATCGACTCCTACCACGGCCTCAAGAGCAAGGCCGGGGACGTCCACGTGGCCAATTGCGCCTCCTGCCACGGAGTCCACCGGATCCTGCCCAGTTCGGACGTCACCTCCACGGTCAACCCCAAGAACCTGAGGGCCACCTGCGGCGAGTGCCACCCGGGCATCTCGGAGGCCCTCGCGGCCACTCCGATCCATGGCGTGAGAGGGGGCCTGCAGACCCGGGCGGCGGACATCGTCGAGAAGCTCTACATCGTCGTGATCGTGGTGATCATCGGCCTGATGGTCATCCACTGGCTCCTGGACCTGTGGCGCCACATCCAGGGCCTCTTGCGGCGCAAGCCTCAGGTCATCCGCATGCGGCCCGACGAGGTGGCCCAGCACGCCCTGCTCATGGTGAGCTTCATCACGCTCGTGATCTCGGGCTTCGCCCTCCGCTTCAGCGAGAGCTGGGTCTCCACGCTGTTCTTCGGCTGGGAAGGTGGGTTCGCGCTGAGGGGAACGGTCCACCGCGTCGCCGCCGTGGTGTTCGGCGGGGCCATCCTCTGGCACGCGGTTTTCCTCTTCACCCCGCGGGGGCGCAAGTTCGTCCGGGACATGTGGCCCAAACCCCAGGACTTCCGCTTCTTTCTGGATCGCATCCTCTACAACCTGGGGAAAAAGGAGAACGCGGCCTGCATCCAGCGCTTCTCCTACGTGGAAAAGGCCGAGTATTGGGCCCTGGTCTGGGGCACCGTCGTGATGGTGGCCACGGGCCTTCTGCTCTGGTTCGACAACTGGTTTATCCACTTCCTTCCCAAGGGGGCCCTGGACGTGGCCCTTGTCGTCCACTATTACGAGGCATGGCTCGCCACGCTGGCCATCGCCGTCTGGCACCTCTATTCCACGGTGTTCAGCCCCCACGTCTACCCCATGAATCCCAGCTGGATCACCGGGTACATGCCTGAGGAGATGTATCACCACGAGCACCCCGGCTATCTGGAGGAGGCGAAGAAAGAGACGGCTGAATACCTGAGAAGGGAGATCGACCGCCTTTCCCCGCACGGAGGGGACAAGAACGGGGCCGAGTGACGAAACGGGTTCGGGTGTAAAATAGATAGTGGCTTAGTAGGAGAGGCGGCGGCCCGTAGAGGCGCCGCCGGCCCGCAGCGGAGGGAGGAATCCTGCCGGCCCTGCGTTCGGACTTCGGATCGGCCCCGGGGAGGAGAGCCCATGTCCTTTAAACTGTCCACGCGAGCCCGCTACGCCCTTCGCATGATGCTGGACATTGCGCGGAACGGGGGCGAGAGCGAGCCGGTCAGTCTGTCCGGGGTTTCCGAGCGGACCCGAGTCTCCCGCGGATACCTGGAGCAGCTGGCCATCGTGCTGAGGAACCACAATCTCCTGAGGGGAGTCCTCGGAAAGCAGGGAGGATACCGGCTCGCGCGTCCGGCGCAGGAGATCACCCTCCGGGAAGTCGTGGAAGCGTCCATCGGTCCCATCGCCATTCTGGATTGCGTCTTGGAGCCGGACCACTGCGCCCAGTCCGAAGCCTGCGAATGCCGATTCCTCTATCTCCTCATCAACCACCGTGTCGTGCAAGTATTTGAAGACTACTCCCTGGCCGACCTCATCCGGCCGGGGTGGGCCGCCACGGTGAAGCGGGCCCTCGAAGAGGGAGACACCCTGGTGCTGCCCAAGGTCGCGGAGGGTAAGACCGGGTAGAGCCGCGCCCTGCATCTGTGTCGAATTGTAACGTTTTGCCTCCCCATCGGGACCTTCGCTCTGCTAACTGCAACACGCTCTATGTGAACGACTTACGTCCGCTTCTCGTGGAATGCGGACTCTGCAGATGAGGCGGGAAGCCGGCGCCTCAAGTGGGCGACTCAACCCGCCCGTTTTAATCTCCTAGTAATATTACTGGACTAGTATGAGTACCGGCCTCAGGATTTCCCCCATGAGGATATCCACGCGGGCACGCTACGCGCTACGCATGATGCTCGACATCGCCCGGAACAGCGAGGACGGCCATCCCGTGAGCCTTGCGGACGTGGCGGAGCGGACGGACCTCTCCCGGGGCTATCTGGAACAACTCACGGCGCCGCTGAGAAACCAGCGCCTGCTCAAGGGCTTCCCTGGAAAGCAGGGCGGATATCGGCTCACTCGGCCGGCCGATGCCATCACCCTGCGCCAGATCATCGAAGCCGCCATCGGACCCGTCGCCATACTCGATTGCCTGGAAGATCCCACGACCTGCCTTCGGGCGGGGGATTGCGAATGCCGCATCGTATACGGGCTGATCAACGAGGAGATCCGAAGCGTATTGGAGGCGTTCACGCTGGAGGACCTGAAGGATCCACGGCTCAAGGGGGAACTCCACGGGAAGCTGGAGGCGCGGAGAAGGGAGGCGAGGCACTGATGACCGAGAAGGTGATACGGGGAAAGACCCTCAGGCTGGTGCAGGGGGACATCACAGATCTGGACGTGGAGTCCTTCGTCTTCTACGCCAGGCCCGACCTCAAGCTGGGAACCGGCTTCGGAGGGGCCATCGCCCAGCGTGGAGGTCCCTCCATCCAGGCCGAGTTGAACGGTCTGGGCCCGCTGGAACCGGGCGAGGCCGTTGTGACCCAGGCCGGGAACCTCAAGGCGAAGCGCATCATCCACGCCGTGGGCCCGCGCCATCACGAGCCCGACGAGGAGGCGAAGCTCCGGAAGGCGGTTCGGAGCGCCCTCGCCGCCGCGGAGGCGGCCGGGCTGAAACAGGTCGCCTTCCCAGCCATGGGTGCGGGATTCTACGGGGTTTCTCTGGACCTCTCCAGCAAAGTCGTCGTGGAGGAGATCGCGGCCCACCTCGGGAACGAGTCCCGCCTGTCGGAGGTCGTGGTCTGCGTTCTGGACCAGCGCGAACTCAAGCCCTTCGGCGCGCGCGTCGGCGCCCTCGGTTAGAAAGGAACGGACATGACCGAAAGCACGCTCCTTCACTTCGCCGAGCACCGCCTCCAGGAGATCGCCCTGGTCTTCATGGCGGCCGTGTACATCCTCCGCCTGAGGTGGATGTTCTCCTTCAAGTTCGGGAAGGAAAGGCAGGCCTTTACGGGAAAGGGGAGCCCGGAGAATCGGAAGAAAGCCATCGCCTACTCCCTGTTCAACGTGGCCATGCCCTGGGCCATGGAAAGCACGCGCCGGAACCCCGTCTTCTGGATCCAGTTCGTGATCTTCCACCTCGGGGTCGTCGCGGCCATCACCCTTTCCTTCATCATTCCTTACGCGCCGGGCCTTCTCGAACTCCCCGGAGTGGTGATTTCGTTCCGCGTCTTCATCGCGGCGGCCTTCCTGGTGGGCTGCATCCGGATCGTAAGGCGGTTGGTGCGGCCGCACATCCGCGCCATCAGCACCCCCGACGACATCTTCTCCCTCGTCCTGCTGACGGTGTGGTTCCTCTTTGGGGTTCTCGCCGCGCCGAACACGCCCGAGAAGGCCGAGTGGCCCCTCCTGACCTTCTTCCTTCTGACGGCCTTCTTTCTGGTCTATGTCCCCTTCAGCAAGATCTCCCACTATCTCTACTATCCCTTCGGGCGGTACTTCCTGGGCAGGACCATGGGCCACCGGGGAGTCTTTCCCCTTCAGCGGGGCGCCGGATCGGCGGCCGCCCGGTAGGGCGGGCGCGCGGCCGTTCACGTCCAAGAGGTGACGCCGATGAGCATGGACAGATCGTACAAGGCGCAGAAGTTCCTGGAGAGGCTTCCGCAGAAGCTGTCCAGGCCCGTGGTCTCTTCCCTGGTGGGATGCGTCCACTGTGGAATGTGCACCGAATCCTGCCATTACGTGCTGACGAATCCGGACGACGTGACCTACGCTCCGGCCTACAAGGCCGACCGCATCCGCAAGATCTTCAAACGCCACGTGGATTGGACCGGGCGGGTCATCCCGTGGTGGGTGGGTGCCAAGAGCGTCTTCACCGACGAGGAGCTCGAGGAGCTGAAAGACATCGCCTTCGGAAAATGCACCAACTGCCGCCGCTGCACGCTCAACTGCCCCATGGGTGTGGACTTCGCGGTGCTGAACCGAATGACCAGGGGACTCCTCGTCCACGTGGGGGTCATGCCCGAGGGCGTGGCCGTCGTGAGCAAGGATCAGTGGGAGATCGGCAACCAGATGGGCGTCCTCAAGGAGGACTACCTGGAGACCATCCAGTGGATGTCCGACGAATTGGTGGAGGAGGTGGGCGACCCCGCGGCCGCCATCCCCATCGACAAGGTCGGGGCGGACGTCGTCTACTCCATCAATCCCCGTGAAGTGAAGTACGATCCCCGGACCATCAAGGACGCGGCGAAGATCTTTTATTACGCCGGAGAGAACTGGACCATGCCCAGCGAAGGCTGGGACATGACCAATTTCGGCCTCTTTTCGGGGGACGACGAACTCGGGGGGGCCGTGGCCCGTCGGCTCTTCGAAAAGGTGAAGGAGCTGAAAGGGAAAAAGCTCGTCATCTCCGAGTGCGGCCACGGATACCGGTCCACCCGCTGCGAAGCGCAAAACTGGGCCGGCATGGACCTCGATTTCGAGATGGAGAGTTCGGTGGTCACCATGCTCCGGTACATCCAGGAGGGGCGCATCAAGGTGGACCGGAGCAAGAACGCCCTCTCCGCCACCTACCACGACTCCTGCAACAACGCCCGCTCCTGCGGCATGTTCGAGGAGCCCCGCGAACTGCTCAAGCACGTTCTCGGTGACTTCCGGGAGATGTACCCGAACCGTGCGGAGAACTACTGCTGCACCGGCGGGGGGGGCGCCATGTCCATGTCCGAATACGCGCCCCGGCGCCTGAAGTCGGCCAAGGTGAAGGCAGACCAGCTCTCGGCCACGGGGGCCCAGGCCGTCGTGACCTCCTGCCACAACTGCGTGGACGGCCTCACGGATCTCATCAAGCACTACAAGCTCGATATGAAGGTCACCCAGCTCGTGAACCTCGTGGCGGACGCCCTCGTTCCGCAGGAGAGGAAGGCGCGCGTGGAAGTCAAGGCGCATGCCCCGGCTTTCGCCGGGAAGACCGTGCTGGTTGTGGACGACGAGCCCGACATGGTGGCCTTCATCGGCGCCGTCCTGGAAGACAACGGGGCCACGGTCCTGAAAGCCTCGAACGGCGAGGAGGCCTTGGAGCTGGCCCGCACCCGCCGGCCCGACCTCATGACCCTGGACCTTTCCATGCCCGGGAAGAGCGGGGTGGACGTCTTCATCTCTCTCCGAGAGGATCCGGATCTCCGGGCCCTTCCCATCTGTGTGATCACGGGCAAGCCCGAAATGCGGAGGCTCATCTACGAGCGTCCCGTTCCTCCGCCGGAAGGCTTCATGAACAAGCCCGTGGACGAGGAATCCCTCGTTCTCAACCTGAGGAAGATTTTCGAACTGAAGGGAAAGCTCCACTGAGGCGCTCCGATCCGAACCCGGCCGGCCCTGCGGCCGGCCGGGCGGGAGGTTCCCGTGGGTGAGCTGGAGGAGCGCCTTCTCAACAGAATGGGAGGCTGGGCGGCCCTGGTCGACGGCCGATTGAAGGTCGTGGCCTCCAGCGCCGCGGCGCGGGAGGCCTACTCCCCCCTCCCGGGGAGCACCTGCTCCCAGACCTTCGGGGTGGCGGCCGCGGACTGCGTCGATTGCCCCGTCCGCAGGGCCCTGGAGGAAGGCGCCTCCCATACCGTCGAGGAGACCTTCCGAGGCTTGTCCGGAGAGGCCGTGGAGGTATCCGTCACGGCGGTCCCTCTCCTGGGCGGGCCGGAGGGTCCCCCGCTCGTCCTTCTCCTGGCCCGCCCAAAGGGTTCTGCGGCCTCTCTGCCGGTCCAGTCTCGGCTGGCTTCCCTGGAGGCCTTCGTGGGGTCCATCACCCACGCTCTGAAGGGCGCCCTCAACTCGCTCGAAGGCGGCGTATACCTCCTGGAATCGGGCCACCGGAAGGGGGACCCCGAACGGGCGAGGGCGGGTGCGGTCATGGTCCGCCGGAACCTCGCGCGCGTCCGCTCCGTCGTGGGAAACATCCTGTACTACGCCAGAGACCGGGAGGTGCACTCCGAGACGCTCTCCGCCAGGGAGGTCGTGGAGTCGACCCTGGCCGGTTGCCGGAAGATCTCCGAGGCGTTGAACGTGGATCTGACCGGCCGTTCCGCCGAGGCTTCCTTTCCGGGCGATCCGAACGCCATCCAGGCCATGCTCGTCAACCTCGTGGAGAGCGCCCTCGACGCCTGCGGCGGCGAGGAGGCGAACGGAGGCGGGCACGTCGTCCTGGAAGCGCGGAGCGACCCGCCGTGGATCGTGTTCGAAGTCCGCCACGGAGGGACTCCGATCGATCCGGCCACCCTCGCGGGCGCGCT
This region includes:
- the nrfD gene encoding NrfD/PsrC family molybdoenzyme membrane anchor subunit → MENRRAFIVKAILWLIAGLGAAVAALRFTLGLGTATALSDTTPWGLWIGFDVMGGVALAAGGFVMAALVHIFQREKYHAAARPAILTAFLGYGAVAVGLLFDLGLPWHIWHPILFWNIRSPLFEVAWCVMLYLTVLSLEVAPVILEKTPFQKAYRILTRFGLPVMILGIMLSTLHQSSLGSMLLIMPFRVHPLWYTPILPEVFFVSAICLGLTMVMFESSTTSWIYRREPEGPMLEGLARIASFALGFYLLLRLGDLAWHGKLGLAFDGTWMANLFLVEMAFSTVLPMVLFAIPRIRRSPNAVWFLAFLSVFGFVLNRINASGLSQVWATGIFYFPAWMEIAISLAIVAACALVFLFIQEHFPVDPHHLAEEEKRREEEARSTPVFPSLTQVWLGHGWRKSARVYSMCFVVAAALGLTLAPKSEPIADTAISRSRGGDVLRVGGGPRYVFFDHKKHADAAGGPPGCGTCHHLHKPGDVGTPCSECHRTRYAASAVFDHDLHVSRLKGNDSCKECHGSAPRSLKAIKFCGECHKKDMMAPNGRVKPFETARAVGFKDAMHRLCVPCHKEKASDAAVNRPDLGRCGTCHDEGTSSEAAYRKATGASGGEGKT
- a CDS encoding response regulator codes for the protein MTRSGGPASVLVVDDEEDIVEYLCAVLEDHGYRALPATGAREALSLAGRERPDLVVLDIMMPGQTGLSLYRQLRALPGMRDTPVLILSGVARAEDSEPSGAPSWLDTTLEGPYVYLEKPIQPNRLLARLAELLPSGG
- a CDS encoding ATP-binding protein, with protein sequence MDGIRELLREHLFERAPIAIAVMDPDHRIVLANEAFESLFGDPKGRLCHEVMKGRGESCERCTLDWTFADGKVRVCDDRLLIQGGISSHFVIRVAPLSTEGEGKDYCLWVASNVNEANSLRRENELLFEKTPCYVTVLDRDLRIVRANRRMREAFGKAWGHPCYTVYKRRHKPCRECPALKVFEDGQDHTSTQVGIKSNGEEAHYVVTASALSREGGGPEGRVNFVIEMATDITHLRLLEHEKLEAERLAAVGQTVAGLAHGIKNILMGMEGGIYVMQSGLEKGEGKKVDRGMQMLGRNVERISNLAKNLLSFSKGSVPKVALEDPNRVAREVVDLYSDMAAAAGVRLEAELKEGLAPAALDREGMHTCLANLVSNAIDACRAGETAGCRVLVRSGEDREVLHYEVSDNGCGMDYNVKSRIFTTFFTTKGTGGTGLGLLTTRKIVQEHGGRIEVETAQGKGTTFRILLPRKRLPALTTAGEDDEPDGGEEPVKEGGHAHDVG
- a CDS encoding response regulator, whose translation is MPMTSDKRVLVVDDEEDVVYFLCTALEDAGFQTDSASSVDEALRKIAEAPPDAISLDMVMPGKSGIVLFHELHRHPEWRKIPVLFVTGHAKDERVKKDLDAASALAASTLSGPATYLDKPVTAEKFIQAVAGILKVDLPTRAPAGRTDAEDLRRQVKGLLEGADEEALREALRLLKSRE
- the tsaA gene encoding tRNA (N6-threonylcarbamoyladenosine(37)-N6)-methyltransferase TrmO — translated: MRGRPGEREGRSEGLRGSSGVPGANRTRPVRSSCGPFWRVFPIGIIRTPFPRIESVPESGSEPRTAEGQVEVFPEFEEGLEGIERHTRLWLLFLLHCREGFDLTVRRRGSGPLTGLFSTRCPCRPNPIGITLVRLLGRSGRTLRVVGVDMVSGSPLLDIKPFVVSSDDPSGGRTGVEAEAKWEGKR
- a CDS encoding CGGC domain-containing protein → MAKVAILYCKRVKDHSCVACAKCFKAISERAGEFARFDSVDLCAMTDCGDCPGLVVPRVKLLKETGKGLERGFDVLYLGTCMRLAMETAGCPIDFDALKPTLESKFGIQVILGTHAY
- a CDS encoding class I SAM-dependent methyltransferase: MDRRGSGEINPLTASGQAPQGGDRARSEAVPPSVLSLEKRRAAFLSRTEQYLRLGHDRLAAAAFVASAGGGWAGKALDVGTGKGLLAVALARLGMEVWSVDMDRGETELASYLAGREAFSGVIRFAVLDAGSLPFADGSFERVASMDCLHHLLRPEEALQEMARVLSDGGTLVLADFSPEGFDLVSRVHRAEGREHPVAGISVRRATAFLEKAGLRAVGAAQAHLHEVSWMAKPPGNRVVPPAHGGGAGVR